From one Streptomyces chromofuscus genomic stretch:
- a CDS encoding DoxX family protein produces the protein MYLYAALICLIVLIFALLGVAELLALGPMPELAAHAGFRTAAYRVIGALELAGAVGVAVGPVMPLGGGLAASGLNDRQCFDRSTAAAGPSGPEGGLVGPVRGRHLGRG, from the coding sequence ATGTACCTCTACGCCGCTCTGATCTGTCTCATCGTGTTGATCTTCGCCCTGCTTGGCGTGGCCGAGCTCCTGGCCCTGGGGCCCATGCCTGAGCTGGCTGCACATGCCGGTTTCCGTACCGCGGCCTACCGCGTCATTGGTGCGCTGGAGCTGGCGGGCGCCGTCGGCGTGGCAGTCGGCCCGGTCATGCCGCTGGGCGGAGGCCTGGCCGCTTCCGGGTTGAATGATCGCCAGTGTTTCGACCGCTCGACGGCTGCGGCAGGGCCGAGTGGCCCGGAAGGCGGCCTGGTGGGCCCTGTCCGCGGCAGGCACCTGGGCCGAGGCTGA
- a CDS encoding Rv1733c family protein, producing the protein MDGSRRAKQRFWRWRNNPLRRRGDIVEAWVVLAVWVVTAVGGAVVGLVTAHAADEVFARQRAERSPVRAVLLADVPRSVAGVGTSSDKTAARVRWTDPDGSVHTDRTLVDTGLKAGSRIVVRTDGRGEITGEPPSRTEAAVEAGVLATGAALAFAGLVCGAGALARWRLERQRIEQWGREWDLVGPQWGHKTG; encoded by the coding sequence ATGGATGGCAGCAGGCGTGCGAAGCAGAGGTTCTGGCGATGGCGGAACAACCCACTGCGACGGCGCGGTGACATCGTCGAAGCGTGGGTCGTGCTGGCCGTGTGGGTGGTCACGGCGGTGGGCGGTGCGGTCGTCGGTCTGGTGACGGCCCACGCAGCCGACGAGGTGTTCGCACGGCAGCGCGCCGAACGCAGTCCCGTGCGCGCTGTGCTCCTCGCCGACGTGCCGCGGAGCGTGGCGGGGGTCGGGACCAGTAGCGACAAGACCGCCGCTCGAGTCCGCTGGACGGACCCCGACGGTTCCGTCCACACCGACAGGACCTTGGTGGACACCGGTCTGAAAGCCGGGTCCAGGATCGTTGTCCGGACGGACGGGCGGGGCGAGATCACCGGTGAGCCGCCGAGTCGCACGGAAGCGGCTGTCGAAGCCGGTGTCCTGGCCACCGGGGCCGCGCTCGCCTTCGCCGGCCTCGTCTGCGGCGCCGGAGCCCTCGCACGGTGGAGGCTCGAGAGGCAGCGCATCGAGCAGTGGGGCCGGGAGTGGGACCTGGTCGGGCCGCAGTGGGGTCACAAGACCGGATGA
- a CDS encoding carbamate kinase has protein sequence MRIVVALGGNALLRRGDRPDADVQVANIDRVATAIAGLALEHEIVVTHGNGPQLGLLVEESAADPALRAPYPLDLLGAQTQGMIGTLLVRALYDVLPGHRIAALVTHTLVQADDPAFDRPTTFVGRAYSRKIAEGLARRHGWHIAEDGKGWRRVVPSPSPERILETETIHDLIGGGAVVLCAGGGGVPVTADHDTGALTGIDAIVDKDLAAAVLAEDLKADFLLILTDVPCVYAGYGTHDQRPVLGATPDDMRRAGYPDGSMGPKAEAAARFVERTGGLAAIGALDAAYEIVHGRSGTLVRPDPTVG, from the coding sequence ATGCGTATCGTCGTCGCCCTCGGCGGCAACGCCCTGTTGCGCCGGGGTGATCGTCCCGACGCGGACGTTCAGGTGGCGAATATCGACCGGGTGGCCACTGCGATCGCCGGCCTGGCCCTGGAACACGAGATCGTCGTCACCCATGGCAACGGGCCGCAGCTCGGTCTCCTCGTCGAGGAGAGCGCCGCCGATCCGGCGCTGAGGGCTCCCTACCCGCTGGACCTGCTCGGTGCCCAGACACAGGGGATGATCGGCACGCTGCTGGTCCGCGCACTGTACGACGTGCTGCCGGGGCACCGGATCGCCGCGCTGGTCACACATACCCTCGTGCAGGCTGACGACCCGGCCTTCGACCGGCCCACGACGTTCGTCGGCCGGGCGTACTCCCGCAAGATCGCTGAAGGGCTGGCCCGCAGGCACGGCTGGCACATCGCCGAGGACGGCAAAGGCTGGCGTCGCGTGGTCCCCTCACCGTCGCCCGAACGCATCCTGGAGACCGAGACCATCCACGACCTGATCGGCGGCGGCGCCGTGGTCCTGTGCGCCGGCGGCGGAGGCGTCCCTGTCACCGCCGACCACGACACCGGTGCCCTGACCGGCATCGACGCGATCGTCGACAAGGACCTCGCGGCGGCTGTGCTCGCCGAGGACCTCAAGGCCGACTTCCTGCTCATCCTCACCGACGTCCCGTGCGTCTATGCCGGCTATGGCACCCACGACCAGCGGCCCGTCCTCGGCGCGACGCCCGACGACATGCGCCGCGCAGGCTACCCCGACGGTTCCATGGGCCCCAAGGCGGAGGCCGCCGCCCGGTTCGTCGAGCGCACCGGAGGACTGGCGGCCATCGGAGCACTCGACGCCGCGTACGAGATCGTTCACGGGAGGTCGGGGACGCTGGTGCGCCCTGACCCGACCGTCGGCTGA
- a CDS encoding malonic semialdehyde reductase encodes MIDREPQALDVLDDAGRKLLFTEARTANTFAQAAVTDDELALIWEHARWSPSSANSQPLRVLFVRTREGKERLVRHLDEGNRAKTLQAPAVAVLAYDVDFHEQMPTVFPARGEMLRAAYADQTEQREALAAYNSALQTGVFLLAVRAAGLAAGPMAGFDRAGVDEEFFAGTSWRSHLVVNIGHPGADPWFPRLPRVPVEDAVAWA; translated from the coding sequence ATGATCGACCGTGAACCGCAGGCCCTCGATGTCCTGGACGACGCCGGGCGGAAGCTGCTGTTCACCGAGGCCCGTACCGCGAACACCTTCGCCCAGGCGGCCGTCACCGACGACGAACTCGCCCTGATCTGGGAACATGCCCGCTGGTCGCCGAGCTCCGCCAACAGCCAGCCGCTGCGCGTGCTCTTCGTGCGCACCCGCGAGGGCAAGGAGCGACTGGTCCGGCATCTCGACGAGGGCAACAGGGCCAAGACGCTTCAAGCGCCGGCCGTGGCGGTTCTGGCGTACGACGTCGACTTCCACGAACAGATGCCGACCGTCTTCCCGGCCCGCGGCGAGATGCTGCGCGCGGCGTACGCCGACCAGACCGAGCAGCGCGAGGCCCTCGCGGCCTACAACTCGGCCCTGCAGACCGGGGTCTTCCTGCTCGCGGTGCGCGCGGCGGGCCTTGCGGCCGGTCCCATGGCGGGCTTCGACAGGGCCGGCGTGGACGAGGAGTTCTTCGCCGGTACCAGCTGGCGTTCGCACCTGGTGGTCAACATCGGTCACCCCGGTGCCGACCCTTGGTTCCCGCGCCTGCCCCGCGTGCCCGTCGAGGACGCCGTCGCCTGGGCCTGA
- a CDS encoding cupin domain-containing protein codes for MPATVITDLAAELTVPEDGTLSRVLYRDDRMRVVGFAFAAGQELTEHTSALPVVIQVVSGRLDLVLGDEETEATPGSWIHLPARLPHTVHATEPSVMLLTMLPAPYPSESGVPSAP; via the coding sequence ATGCCTGCCACCGTGATCACCGACCTGGCTGCCGAGCTGACCGTGCCCGAGGACGGCACTCTCAGCCGGGTCCTGTACCGCGACGACCGCATGCGCGTGGTCGGCTTCGCCTTCGCCGCCGGCCAAGAACTGACCGAGCACACTTCCGCCCTGCCCGTGGTCATCCAGGTCGTCTCCGGCCGCCTCGACCTCGTACTGGGCGACGAGGAGACCGAGGCGACGCCCGGGAGCTGGATCCACCTTCCCGCACGGCTGCCGCACACCGTGCACGCCACCGAGCCCAGCGTCATGCTGCTGACCATGCTGCCCGCCCCGTATCCGTCCGAATCCGGGGTACCGTCCGCACCCTGA
- a CDS encoding acetoacetate--CoA ligase, producing the protein MTTQHSTPCPEPFLPPDPQAAASSRIADLARWAARHQGADGIQDPTDYQALHHWSVTDLEAFWAAVWEYFEVDATTPYKRVLAEETMPGARWFPGATLNYAHHALRNLHPDAPAITALDETGAAYEITGRQLRARVASVAATLRDLGVGQGDRVVGYLPNTPHAVIAFLATASLGAVWSVCGQDYAPKAAADRFAQLEPTVLITADGYLFNGTRHDRRAASLELAAALPTLKATVLVDHVGLGRPEDRGTRLTVPWEEAAGRVEYLTTTPVPFDHPLWIVFSSGTTGLPKGIVHGHGGVLLEHLKILGLHCDLGVGDRLLWYTTTHWMMWNLVVSTLLTGATTCTYDGSPAPVARPDVLWELAARHKVTVFGTSPQYLLAMAKLGIEPTVHDLSAIRVVGCTGSALPASAYPWVRDHVGAGIQLASTSGGTDIVSGFAGSAPTTPVWAGELSAPNLGVALAAYDAEGHPVVDQVGELVVTRPMPSMPLYFWNDPDGSRYRDAYFTAYPGVWRHGDWITHTSHGSVIVHGRSDATLNRNGVRLGSADIHDIVERLPEITEALVIGAEEPDGGYWMPLFVVLADGATLDDSLREKIRDAIRDGASPRHVPDEILAVPGIPHTKTGKKLEVPVKRLLQGAPAEQVLNPSAVDNPELVAYFARLGAERSERSTHHT; encoded by the coding sequence ATGACCACCCAGCACTCCACGCCTTGTCCGGAGCCCTTCCTTCCGCCCGACCCCCAAGCGGCCGCCAGTAGCCGCATCGCGGACCTCGCCCGCTGGGCCGCCCGGCACCAGGGCGCCGACGGCATCCAGGATCCCACCGACTACCAGGCTTTGCACCACTGGTCCGTCACCGACCTGGAGGCGTTCTGGGCGGCGGTGTGGGAGTACTTCGAGGTCGACGCGACCACTCCGTACAAGCGCGTACTGGCCGAGGAGACCATGCCCGGCGCCCGCTGGTTCCCCGGCGCCACCCTCAACTACGCCCACCACGCGCTGCGCAACCTGCACCCGGACGCGCCCGCGATCACCGCACTGGACGAGACCGGAGCCGCCTACGAGATCACAGGCCGGCAGCTGCGCGCCCGGGTCGCCTCCGTCGCAGCCACCCTGCGCGACCTGGGCGTCGGACAGGGCGACCGGGTGGTCGGCTACCTGCCCAACACCCCCCACGCCGTCATCGCCTTCCTCGCCACCGCCAGCCTGGGCGCGGTGTGGTCGGTGTGCGGCCAGGACTACGCCCCCAAGGCCGCCGCCGACCGCTTCGCCCAGCTCGAACCCACCGTGCTCATCACCGCGGACGGCTACCTCTTCAACGGCACCCGTCACGACCGCCGCGCAGCCTCCCTCGAACTGGCGGCCGCCCTGCCGACACTGAAGGCCACGGTGCTCGTGGACCACGTCGGCCTCGGCCGGCCCGAGGACAGGGGCACACGGCTGACAGTGCCTTGGGAGGAGGCGGCCGGCCGCGTCGAGTACCTCACCACCACCCCGGTGCCCTTCGATCACCCGCTGTGGATCGTGTTCTCCTCCGGCACCACCGGCCTGCCCAAGGGCATCGTGCACGGGCACGGCGGCGTCCTGCTGGAGCACCTGAAGATCCTCGGCCTGCACTGTGATCTGGGCGTCGGGGACCGACTGCTGTGGTACACCACCACCCACTGGATGATGTGGAACCTGGTCGTCTCCACCCTGCTGACCGGCGCCACCACCTGCACCTACGACGGCAGCCCCGCGCCGGTGGCGCGCCCGGACGTCCTGTGGGAGCTGGCGGCCCGCCACAAGGTGACCGTCTTCGGCACCAGCCCCCAGTACCTGCTGGCCATGGCCAAGCTGGGCATCGAACCCACCGTGCATGACCTGTCGGCGATCCGCGTCGTCGGCTGCACCGGCTCCGCCCTGCCCGCCTCCGCCTACCCCTGGGTCCGCGACCACGTGGGCGCGGGCATCCAGCTGGCCTCCACCAGCGGCGGCACCGACATCGTCTCCGGCTTCGCCGGCAGCGCCCCCACGACCCCCGTCTGGGCGGGCGAGCTGTCCGCCCCCAACCTGGGCGTGGCGCTGGCGGCGTACGACGCCGAGGGCCACCCGGTCGTCGATCAGGTCGGCGAACTGGTCGTGACGCGTCCCATGCCGTCGATGCCGCTGTACTTCTGGAACGACCCCGACGGCAGCCGCTACCGCGACGCCTACTTCACCGCCTACCCGGGCGTGTGGCGCCACGGCGACTGGATCACCCACACCTCCCACGGCTCGGTGATCGTCCACGGCCGCTCCGACGCCACCCTCAACCGCAACGGCGTACGGCTGGGCAGCGCCGACATCCACGACATCGTCGAACGCCTTCCCGAGATCACCGAGGCCCTCGTCATCGGCGCGGAGGAACCCGACGGCGGCTACTGGATGCCGCTCTTCGTGGTCCTCGCCGACGGCGCCACCCTGGACGACTCCCTGCGCGAGAAGATCCGCGACGCCATCCGCGACGGCGCCTCACCCCGCCACGTCCCCGACGAGATCCTCGCCGTGCCGGGCATCCCGCACACGAAAACCGGCAAGAAACTCGAGGTTCCCGTCAAGCGCCTCCTCCAGGGCGCCCCCGCCGAGCAGGTCCTCAACCCCTCCGCGGTCGACAACCCCGAACTCGTCGCCTACTTCGCCCGCCTGGGCGCGGAGCGAAGCGAGCGGTCAACCCACCACACATGA
- a CDS encoding universal stress protein, whose product MNAGVERAHGGALVVGVDGSEPSLRAVDWAADEAVLHGVPLRVVYACLWERYEGAVLARDIGRATELPLAQDVVGTAAERARGRHPGLQVSAEVVFEEPEYALVREARHASALVVGTRGRSGIAETLLGSVSLAVAAHADCPVIVLRGSHDNRATPPVHGRVVVGVGENPKESAAVRYAAEESRRRGVPLEAVRAWRCPAHETTDHPLLAGEPARLHEARAVEELDAALQDLPAGVDVQRRTVEGHARRVLADASHSADLLVVGARRREGHLGLQLGRVAHAVLHHSACPVAIVPHQGHDA is encoded by the coding sequence ATGAACGCAGGTGTCGAGCGGGCCCACGGCGGGGCCCTGGTCGTGGGCGTGGATGGTTCCGAGCCGAGTCTGCGGGCCGTCGACTGGGCGGCCGACGAGGCCGTGCTGCACGGAGTGCCGCTGCGGGTGGTGTACGCCTGCCTGTGGGAGCGGTACGAGGGTGCCGTCCTGGCCCGGGACATCGGCAGGGCGACCGAGCTGCCCCTGGCCCAGGATGTGGTGGGCACTGCCGCTGAGCGGGCCCGCGGCCGGCACCCCGGTCTGCAGGTGAGCGCCGAAGTGGTGTTCGAGGAACCGGAGTACGCCCTGGTCCGCGAGGCCCGGCACGCCTCCGCGCTGGTCGTGGGCACTCGCGGGCGCAGCGGCATCGCCGAGACGCTGCTCGGCTCCGTCAGCCTGGCCGTCGCCGCGCATGCCGACTGCCCGGTGATCGTGCTGCGGGGCAGTCACGACAACCGGGCGACGCCGCCGGTCCACGGGCGGGTTGTCGTAGGCGTCGGCGAGAACCCGAAGGAGTCGGCGGCGGTGAGGTACGCCGCCGAGGAGTCCCGGCGACGCGGGGTGCCCCTGGAGGCCGTACGGGCCTGGCGCTGCCCCGCGCACGAGACCACCGATCACCCGCTGCTCGCCGGCGAGCCCGCCCGGCTGCATGAGGCGCGAGCCGTCGAGGAACTCGACGCGGCGCTGCAGGACCTCCCCGCGGGCGTCGATGTGCAGCGGCGCACCGTCGAGGGCCACGCCCGCCGGGTGCTGGCGGACGCCTCCCACAGTGCCGACCTCCTGGTTGTCGGCGCCAGGCGCCGCGAGGGGCACCTCGGGCTCCAGCTCGGCCGCGTCGCCCACGCGGTGCTGCACCACTCGGCCTGCCCGGTCGCGATCGTGCCGCACCAGGGTCACGACGCCTGA
- a CDS encoding universal stress protein, translating to MSRNVTVGLDGSSESRAAAEWAAREAKLRGLPLRLVHVWEPVPEPMAQAPLLGAETQAHWSERIPREAAEGLRLRHPGVRVEREQIPGGPMDALVKASKAAELLVLGSRGLSGIGGFLVGSVGMSVIAHTDTPVVLVRAGEQAADEHEKDPAGIPSAATPYRPVVLGLDTGHPDDTVIAFAFEEAARRDTALRVVHGWSLPPYFAYGMPADLEFHAELGRQEAAALTAVLRPWRQKYPDVEVVEESRSGSPANHVIDASREASLVVVGRRVRRSPFGVHVGPVTHAVLHHAAAPVAVVAHD from the coding sequence ATGTCCCGCAACGTGACCGTGGGCCTCGACGGTTCGTCGGAGAGCCGTGCGGCTGCCGAGTGGGCGGCCCGCGAGGCGAAGCTGCGCGGCCTGCCGCTGCGGCTGGTGCACGTCTGGGAGCCCGTCCCGGAGCCCATGGCGCAGGCCCCGCTGCTGGGTGCCGAGACGCAAGCGCACTGGAGTGAACGGATTCCGCGTGAGGCGGCCGAAGGGCTCCGCCTGCGCCACCCCGGCGTGCGGGTGGAGAGGGAGCAGATTCCCGGAGGGCCGATGGACGCGTTGGTCAAGGCGTCGAAGGCCGCCGAGCTGCTGGTTCTCGGGTCGCGTGGGCTGAGCGGGATCGGAGGGTTCCTCGTCGGGTCCGTGGGCATGTCCGTGATCGCGCACACCGACACCCCCGTCGTCCTGGTGCGGGCCGGGGAGCAGGCCGCCGACGAGCACGAGAAGGACCCCGCCGGCATCCCGTCCGCCGCCACGCCGTACCGTCCCGTGGTGCTCGGCCTCGACACCGGCCACCCCGATGACACGGTGATCGCTTTCGCCTTCGAGGAGGCCGCCCGCCGCGACACCGCCCTGCGGGTCGTGCACGGATGGAGCCTTCCGCCCTACTTCGCCTACGGCATGCCCGCCGACCTCGAGTTCCACGCCGAACTGGGGCGGCAGGAGGCCGCCGCCCTCACCGCGGTGCTGCGGCCCTGGCGGCAGAAGTACCCGGATGTCGAGGTCGTCGAGGAGTCCCGGTCCGGCAGCCCTGCCAACCACGTCATCGACGCTTCCCGTGAGGCGTCCCTGGTCGTCGTCGGTCGCCGAGTCCGCCGCAGCCCCTTCGGCGTCCATGTCGGCCCCGTCACGCACGCGGTACTGCACCACGCCGCCGCCCCCGTGGCCGTCGTCGCGCACGACTGA
- a CDS encoding DoxX family membrane protein translates to MAVHDHPHRHPVFRFPSLRRAGTAPASADEATAVETATRAYVFAGLRLLTGFVFLWAFLDKTFGFGYATPSGKGWIDGGSPTKGFLSGVAAGPMESTFHDWAGAAWADWLFMLGLLGIGLALIAGIGLRLAAIAGTAMMALMWIAEWPPAKHLSDGSPSMSTNPFADYHFIYAVVLVALAAAGAGATWGLGRAWARLPFVSRNRWLV, encoded by the coding sequence ATGGCAGTGCACGACCACCCCCACCGGCATCCGGTATTCCGCTTCCCGTCCCTGCGCAGGGCGGGGACGGCTCCGGCCTCCGCCGACGAGGCGACCGCCGTGGAGACGGCGACCCGCGCGTACGTGTTCGCCGGGCTGCGGCTGCTGACCGGCTTCGTCTTCCTGTGGGCGTTCCTCGACAAGACGTTCGGCTTCGGCTACGCCACCCCGTCCGGCAAGGGCTGGATCGACGGCGGGTCGCCGACGAAGGGCTTCCTCAGCGGTGTGGCGGCCGGCCCGATGGAGTCGACGTTCCACGACTGGGCGGGCGCCGCGTGGGCGGACTGGCTGTTCATGCTCGGCCTGCTCGGCATCGGCCTCGCGCTGATCGCGGGCATCGGCCTGCGGCTCGCCGCGATCGCCGGCACCGCCATGATGGCGCTCATGTGGATCGCGGAGTGGCCGCCGGCCAAGCACCTGTCCGACGGGTCGCCGAGCATGTCCACCAACCCGTTCGCCGACTACCACTTCATCTACGCCGTCGTCCTCGTCGCCCTCGCGGCCGCGGGCGCCGGCGCCACCTGGGGCCTGGGCAGGGCCTGGGCGCGGCTGCCCTTCGTCAGCCGCAACCGCTGGCTGGTGTGA
- a CDS encoding universal stress protein, with protein MSEPVIVGVDGSASSLDAVDAAAREAHLRGAPLRIVHAFGRPSARVPSGAPPWSPVDHGLEPMVHGGPAQAEQRAHAAAPGIEITRSVVAGEALEVLEIESRSAALAVVGSRGLSGFSGLLLGSTAVHLAAHGHCPLMVVRGRPDPAGPVPLAVDGSPAGEAAVEFAFAEAALREAPLVALHVWNTWSERAHEGPGDPLTAVVADADRLRDAEQHLLEKAVASCQKAYPRVAVERRLVRSRIRSALIDTSQEAQLVVAGARGRGGFTGLLLGSVSQALLHHAHCPVTVVRGKE; from the coding sequence GTGAGTGAACCGGTGATCGTAGGAGTGGACGGCTCCGCCTCGAGCCTCGACGCCGTCGACGCCGCGGCCCGTGAGGCACATCTGCGGGGTGCGCCGTTGCGGATCGTGCACGCCTTCGGACGTCCGTCCGCCCGTGTGCCGTCCGGTGCGCCACCGTGGAGTCCGGTCGACCACGGCCTGGAGCCGATGGTGCACGGAGGGCCGGCCCAGGCGGAGCAACGGGCGCACGCGGCTGCACCGGGGATCGAGATCACGCGCTCTGTCGTGGCTGGTGAGGCGCTGGAGGTGTTGGAGATCGAGTCGCGTTCGGCCGCGCTGGCGGTGGTGGGCAGCCGGGGCCTGTCCGGCTTCTCGGGGCTGCTGCTGGGCTCGACGGCGGTGCATCTGGCCGCGCACGGCCACTGTCCGCTGATGGTGGTGCGCGGCCGTCCCGACCCGGCCGGTCCGGTACCGCTGGCCGTGGACGGCTCCCCGGCCGGGGAGGCGGCGGTGGAGTTCGCGTTCGCCGAGGCGGCACTGCGCGAAGCGCCGCTGGTGGCCCTGCACGTGTGGAACACCTGGAGCGAACGGGCCCACGAAGGTCCCGGAGACCCGCTGACCGCCGTCGTGGCTGACGCCGACCGGCTCCGCGACGCCGAGCAGCACCTGCTGGAAAAGGCGGTGGCCTCATGTCAGAAGGCGTACCCGCGGGTCGCCGTGGAGCGGCGCCTGGTGCGGTCCCGGATCCGCAGCGCACTGATCGACACCAGTCAGGAGGCCCAACTGGTGGTGGCCGGTGCCCGGGGCCGCGGCGGATTCACCGGCCTGCTGCTCGGCTCGGTCAGCCAGGCTCTGCTGCACCATGCGCACTGCCCCGTCACCGTCGTCCGCGGCAAGGAGTGA
- a CDS encoding cation-transporting P-type ATPase — protein MTLDPADPHACTGLHSFRRATGGAGRRTPAADHRGAGLLGAAPEAGLTSAEVEQRIAACGANEPAERARRPQWLRLLDQFRSWLIGILLAAAVAVVVIGEGRVLGHRRGRAARPPPRRSRVRRPGGHQWTTKG, from the coding sequence GTGACCCTCGACCCAGCAGACCCCCACGCCTGCACGGGCCTCCACTCCTTCCGCCGCGCCACTGGCGGAGCCGGCCGACGCACACCGGCGGCAGACCACCGAGGGGCCGGACTGCTCGGCGCAGCCCCGGAAGCGGGCCTGACCTCGGCGGAGGTCGAGCAGCGGATCGCGGCATGCGGGGCGAACGAGCCGGCCGAACGGGCCCGCAGGCCGCAGTGGCTGCGCTTGCTGGACCAGTTCCGCAGCTGGCTGATCGGCATTCTGCTCGCCGCCGCCGTCGCCGTCGTCGTCATCGGTGAGGGCCGCGTGCTGGGACACCGACGGGGGCGAGCTGCCCGACCGCCTCCCCGTCGTTCTCGAGTTCGCCGCCCTGGCGGGCACCAATGGACGACGAAGGGCTGA
- a CDS encoding Acg family FMN-binding oxidoreductase has product MASRQLDEKTVTGLVAEAAAAPSMHNAQPWRFRYLTSEHALLLCADPDRAMPRSDPDNRALHIGCGAALFNLRVAAAHTGLVSETRLLPEPQDPLLLAVVHLTEDAGRPQGQGLARLYPAIRRRHTSRHPFAEKDIPEDVRATLQDAAEREGAVLLFPGPWHAETVLDLIHDAESRDTLDPDASEDLVRWTRLGPEADTAVDGVPEYAFGPRKRDGKAPVRDFAGRRRVADRGTTVFEHTPHLALLSTRGDGPADWLRAGQALERVLLEATLADLATSLTSHALEDRALRLLTRDPAWGVGQVQMVLRLGYGPRGPATPRRPVRDILDLA; this is encoded by the coding sequence ATGGCTTCGCGGCAGCTTGATGAGAAGACCGTAACGGGGCTGGTGGCCGAGGCCGCCGCGGCGCCTTCCATGCACAACGCGCAGCCATGGCGCTTCCGCTACCTGACCAGCGAGCATGCTCTGCTGCTGTGCGCCGACCCCGATCGGGCCATGCCCCGGTCCGACCCCGACAACCGCGCCCTGCACATCGGCTGCGGGGCGGCACTGTTCAACCTGCGCGTCGCCGCCGCGCACACGGGCCTCGTCTCCGAGACACGGCTGCTGCCCGAGCCACAGGACCCGCTGCTGCTTGCCGTCGTTCATCTGACCGAGGATGCCGGGCGCCCGCAGGGCCAGGGCCTGGCGCGGCTGTACCCCGCCATCCGCCGGCGTCACACCAGCCGCCACCCCTTCGCCGAGAAGGACATTCCCGAGGATGTGCGGGCCACCCTGCAGGACGCGGCCGAGCGTGAGGGGGCCGTGCTGCTCTTCCCCGGACCCTGGCACGCCGAGACCGTACTCGACCTGATCCACGATGCGGAGAGCCGCGACACCCTGGACCCGGACGCGAGCGAGGACCTGGTCCGCTGGACCCGGCTCGGACCGGAGGCGGACACGGCTGTCGACGGCGTCCCCGAGTACGCGTTCGGGCCGCGTAAGCGGGACGGCAAGGCTCCCGTGCGCGACTTCGCCGGGCGCCGGCGTGTCGCGGACCGCGGAACCACGGTGTTCGAGCACACCCCGCACCTGGCCCTGCTGAGCACGCGCGGTGACGGACCGGCCGACTGGTTGCGCGCGGGGCAGGCGCTGGAGCGCGTCCTGCTGGAAGCGACCCTGGCCGACCTGGCCACCTCCCTGACATCTCACGCGCTGGAGGACCGCGCGCTGCGCCTGCTGACCCGCGACCCCGCGTGGGGCGTGGGCCAGGTGCAGATGGTGCTGCGCCTCGGCTACGGCCCGAGGGGTCCGGCCACGCCTCGCCGCCCGGTACGGGACATTCTGGATCTCGCGTAG